A genomic region of Pelodiscus sinensis isolate JC-2024 chromosome 1, ASM4963464v1, whole genome shotgun sequence contains the following coding sequences:
- the LOC102461501 gene encoding cytochrome c oxidase copper chaperone has product MSSLASASCEPPGPAPPEKKPLKPCCACPDTKKARDACIIEKGEEHCGPLIEAHKECMRALGFKV; this is encoded by the exons ATGTCGAGCCTGGCGTCCGCCAGCTGCGAGCCCCCGGGCCCGGCGCCGCCGGAGAAGAAGCCGCTGAAGCCCTGCTGCGCCTGCCCCGACACCAAGAAGGCGCGAGATGCCTg CATCATTGAGAAAGGGGAGGAGCACTGCGGGCCTCTTATTGAGGCTCACAAGGAGTGCATGAGAGCGTTGGGGTTTAAAGTATGA